The genomic stretch CCACATATTCTTCCAATGTCTCTGACCCTTGGTTTGAGCCATCCATCGAAGCTCTGTCCAGAGACTAACAGAACGACTGCAAAGATGCATCCACTGAAGCAAAGCATTCCAGACATCCTGAGAAAATGTACAGCTGAAAAAGAGATGTTCATGACTTTCAACAGCAACCTGACAAAGGACACATCTGTTAATCAGAATCAGACCCCTGCTGATAAGAAGATCAACCATGGGCAAATGTTTAGAAGCAGCTAAGATGGCACAGGTCTTGTGCTTAGGAACAATGGCATTCCCCTGAAGAGCTTTAAACCAGTAGACAGTCTCCCCTTTGTCTCTGAACCAATGGTAAGTCGTGCTAACCTGAAATTTACCATGCCTGACCCAGCTGTTCAGTATCTGAGTAGCAGCCACAATAGATCCAGTTCTAGCAACAATTTCTTCCTTAACAGCCAGTATACTACAAAGACACTCAGAATAACGATCTTTGACACTAATAGTCCAAATAGAACCAGTGGAAAGAATATAGGCTCTATTCCACTGTGCCCAAATTCCAGAAGTGTCATTCTCCAGAAGCCAGAGCCATTTAGCAAGTAGTGCTTTATTCCAGGATAGAATTTCCTTGACACCAAGACCACCCTCCTGAGCTGGTCTACAAACAGCCGCCCAGGAGTGGAAGACTTGTTTCCTGCAGCCCTCATCAACATGCAAGAAAAAGTCTTTACAGATCTTAATGATACGTTTCAAGATGGCCTTGGGAAGAAGAGCACTAGCACACCAAAAATTAGTAATGCCAAAAATTACAGAATTAAGGATCTGAACCCTCCCAGGCTTAGACCAGTGGAGGAGGGAATTCTGAATTTTAGTTACAAGGGTACCATAAACCTCAGTAGAATTTCTACAAGAGTTGAGTGGGATACGTAAGTATCTGAAGGGGAAGCTTCCTTCAGTAAACCCAGTATGCTGAAGAATAAGGGCTTTGACTGCAGAAGAAACCCCACCAAAGTAAATCTCAGTTTTACTAATATTAGCTCTTAAGCCAGACCAATTAGTAAAAAGGTTCAACAGATGAACAGCTCCTTGAACAGAAGGTAAATCACCTCTTACAAAAAGTATAAGATCATCTGCAAAAATCAGGTGAGTAAGCTTAAGTTTAGAGCATTTAGGATGCAGGGAGACCTGAGTTTGAAGAGTTaactgaaagaaatgtagattcatatacatactaacatactcatatatgttaaaattaatttgtcataaaattaaatacggattttatgcatgcaaacaatataataaaaggaagaaatcatgttcttacaatgagtatttcggttttattgggcacaaaagaaatctccttttcttttgttcttgagctttccttatggaagaacaagatccaagtgtaggatctctccttaggaataatacccaaagcttaactcttaatctaattaatattatttgagctagtataatattaatctagtgaaaaattgaaccaaaaattgtttggtttttgctcctaaaaccgggtaggagaaggtattttggagtatattatctctctaatttatcattaaaatgtagagaggaaattatctttctaacactagaaattatgaatgtgaatgaatgaataatttttagaggagaaaaactctctaaatccTCTAgcaaaaccggtggggaggagttttttggggagccaatgcatgcccatatttgtcttcacaagatgagtagggttgcatggctactctagctttttcatcattatgttttctatttaaaatataaacataattttaccctaatactcctctaatatttcggcactttaagttaatatggatcccatattatttttgtcaattgtcaatatgtcacatgttacatgtcacatatatttgttatgtaatttttaacatattaaaaatcaacgtattaataaaaatacgtcacacacaaaaatcgacttagtaatttcataattacttgtgccaaattattttaccaatttataaatcacaacagattgtatttataataattcattcaattccgattgtttctttaaacaataatttcatccgagtaatgatacaattcgattactcagaccgtatctcatttaatcacatttcaatttgatacgtaaattttacttccaaaatcgtccgtcaatttttcaagtaatttaattaactcgtaacactatatgattaattaaatgatcaattaagagtattgccctataggtatgacctaggggtcaatcgatcaccaccgtcacacgacagtaatgtcaaactctagtcaccaatcattaccgatatatgttgaccattgacgatataaatacttcccaattgtattctttaaaatgagattcaataatgatatttaaatcatgtgatcgcactattgttgaggacacatttcccaacaatctcccacttgtcctcgacaagtgtgcgtcaccaattctcttgtcctattactatctcccactcaatgcaaggtgtctttcaggtcgtacttgcaagtgatcatatcgagagtggtttcctcgatctggagaataactgattgaccggacttatctatcatagatactttccgagcgtggccacgcatttccaattcattactcctcgagtggccccgagatattgttataacccgacaaggggtggacaattcaatcgcactcattcccttcgactagccaacaccatcataacccaaaatatgcccatttgaccccatttacgaaggtcatagtaacacaaatcaaagttaatctgaaactgtgccatcttaggcgaatagtctttagtcaaaagaatcgactcattagaatactatagtagctctcgccacgaccaggctatataaatttgccagaactctataagcggtcataaggcccgacaaaacgttcctaacaatctgcctatgtgatcgactagtcatctcacatgactctatggcacttgaacttgccatcaatcgcctcacactctagtcacttcgagtcgtcacctcatacaagtgactatgggcaaatactatgttaatccgtgttcactttaacggggttcaattgtctctacaacccgtttggatgtaacaaagtataaattaaagataaaagacaaatgtgattatgaacatgaacaaaaacaacacttttatttcatttcaaaatctaacaaaaacttggtacacgtttaagtcccatggacgtaacatgtccatcatgcttagcctgcgataaaggcttggtgagcggatcggctatgttgtcatccgtcccaaccttacaaatcgcaatttcctttctttcaatgaaatctcttattacatgatactttctaagtacatgtctagatctattactagactttggctccttagcttggaagatcgtcccactattatcacaatagagagtgatgggatcattggcggtaggtactacttttagaccttccgtgaattgcttgatccacatagcttccttggcgactttcgatgctttgctatgtactcacctccgttgtcgaatccgcgattctgacttccttgaagcttctctagctaacggcaccaccattgagcataaacacgaaaccagcttgtgatttcatgtcgtctctatctgtttgaaaacttgagttcgtgtatccattaacacgcaactcagtgtctcctccaaacacaaggatagagtccttagttcttctcaagtacttaaggatgttcttgtgacaaagaatccagtgactctcacctggatttccttgatatctactcgtcatgctcaaggcatacgagacatcgagacgtgtgcatatcatggaatacatgattgatccaacaatgaagcgtaagggatcaacttcatgcgttcaacatcatggggttcggggggacattgagtcttgctcaatatcgtcccggttaccataggtaccaaaccccttttggatttgtccatctttgaagcgtcgaagaatctaatcaacataagactcttgacttagtgccaatatcctcttggatctatctctatagattcggatacctaatatgcgttgtgcctctcctaaatccttcatttggaagtggttacctaaccacttcttaacagaagacgacattggaatatcatttccaatgagtagtatgtcatcgacatacaaaattaggaacacaacattgctcccactgaatttcatgtataaacatggttcctcaatacttcgagtgaaaccattttcctttattacatgattgaaacgatgattccaacttctagatgcttgcttaagaccataaatggatctcttaagcttgcatactttgttaggatttttaggatcaacaaaaccttcgggttgtatcatgtacacctcctcttctaaatgcccatttagaaaagcggttttgacatccatttgccatatttcatagtcatgaaatgcggcaatcgctaacaaaatccgtatggatcttagcatggctacgggggcgaaggtctcatcataatggagaccttggacttgggtaaatccctttgccactagcctagctttgtagacatcgtcatgtccttctatgccattcttgattttgaatatccatttgcattgaaggggtcttgcccctttaggcaaatctaccaagtcccaaacttggttttcaagcatagaatccatttcggacttcatggcttcaagccataaggtggaattaggactagagattgcggccttgtaggtggcgggttcgtcactttccataagcaacacatcgagtgttccatcttcctcgataagtcccacatatcgatcgggatggcgaattgcTCGACccgttcttcttagtggaggaggtacaaccgcgttagacgacgaaggaacttcttcttgcgtctctacctcggtttttggctcttgaacttcgtcaagttcaaaatttctcccactctgtcttttagaaataaagtctctttctaagaagacagcctcgcaagacacaaacactttattatcttgaggtttatagaagtagtatcctcgagaactcaaggggtaacctacaaaggtgcatttttcggatcttggggcaagcttgttgtcattcttggtcttgacataagcatcacatccccaaattttcatgtaggatagattaggaactcttcctttccacatctcaaatggagtttttccggtggccttagtgggactattattcaaagatataattgcggtttgaatcgcaaatccccaaaacgagtttggtaaatcggtttgactcatcattgatcgaaccatatcaagtagggttcgatttctcctttcggcaacaccattgagttgtggtgttccgggtggagaaaattgtgatataataccacaacctttcaagtgtgaatcgaattcaaggctaagatattctccaccacgatcggaacgtagtgcttttatctttttgtccaattggttctctacttggttttgaaattccttgaatttctcaaacgcttcactcttatgtctcattaaatagacatacccatgtctactcaagtcgtcggtgaaggttataaagtagtcataatttccacgagtggtgatagtcattggtccacatacatcggtgtgtatgagtcccaatagctcactagctcgtgtccctttaccactaaaagtattacgagtcatcttgccaagtaggcaatattcgcatgtaccatatgattgataatcaaatggtgtaatcacattagtcgaaattaatcttttgatgcgattctcgtttatgtgacctaatcgacaatgccaaatgaacgcttcacttgggtcacttgttttgagtttctttgattgaatgttataaatatcatttgtcggatttgaggtctctaaaatgtatatgccattgattgaggaagcttggcctataatcaagtcgttcctagaaatagagcaacgattgttcttaatgacaaaacaaaaaccgtccatatCTAGCATggcaattgaaataatgtttttagacagcgtaggcacataaaaacaattatgtaaatacaactcaaatccgtttggcaaagctagaacataagttcctttggattcggccgctacccgagctccatttccaaggcgtagatccacatctcccttgctaagcctctccacatctcttaaaccctgtaaatgattacaaaggtgagaaccacaaccggtatctagtacccatgtcgtagtggaagtataatttatatcaataacataaatttctttaggaattttacctttcggagtgatgattccttcccttatatttcgcaaatatacgggacaattcctaagccaatgtcccatgccatagcaataatggcactcatcattaacttgcttgaagtttttgattttctttcccttcttcttgaacctcttgccctttgaagcaagaacttgattgctagagctcccactagctttggcatctttatcttccagagacaaagaccctatagcttgcatgaggtagtcttcctgagacggactcacacgaggtctagtagtagtgggtggtttagacgaggtgatgaagttaaggtttccatccgaacctatcccgaaatgaagttctctagttgtatcgaaatcattgttggagcaaatgtcgtcaagaacgttgtgatatgactcaatagttatcagtgcggtagcatttggtggattcattgtaaagaactacaaatatggaggaaaaggaaaaattaacacttgtcctttttaaatcatacttgcaaattaacaagatatgaacatttaaatagtgacctctacccaactattataaatgattccaagacccaaattcatatcaacttaggcacgggatagccgatgaaacccttattaatataactcggtggattaacgtttaatcgattctacttttagaactcttggtcgataaaattactctaatgattatctatagcccaaaacacatcgacaagggcacggtggggccgatacatcccttatcaaatacttttattgagttcaatccaaatttcgaataaatgtgtccatgatccaaatccagaTCAATTTGGGCACGGggcgatgaaaccctcatcaacacgaattcggtggataaacattcatcacccacttcccctacgtaacaaggtttgtaccccgggatggccgagtgcactccctcgcgaaataggttttcatggtttctactatttggtaaggctatgtctcaattaattgttttagcgagaggtcatgtcaatttattatctatcacgttttaagtgaactaaagcggtgaactacgataattttaattgacacggtcgaaaaactcgataagactatgcatgtttagttatggcgatttagcgatgcatgtgacataaaataagatgcaagcataaagataaataaatcctagtatgacctttcctataatagaaaaactatttaactattacatattcggaaaccaactccattggtcccttgaactttggttgtggcacgcatctcgaggtaacaccgtctttatgtatcgccattcttgaagaaatccgtctttgggaactccggaatgaataaaattacataataaattacataatttcctattatacatttgtaactaaaataaaataaatctattaaattacaaaacggtgatacgagatcacaataaaattacaactgaatcgatattcccatacatttcgggaaataccaattaaatctaaggccatactaagtaaaattacataattcaaaattacataaattaaaattatgacaatcataaagaaaaatgcagcattataatatgtatgaacatgcttaattttatgct from Silene latifolia isolate original U9 population chromosome 2, ASM4854445v1, whole genome shotgun sequence encodes the following:
- the LOC141641407 gene encoding uncharacterized protein LOC141641407; translation: MNLHFFQLTLQTQVSLHPKCSKLKLTHLIFADDLILFVRGDLPSVQGAVHLLNLFTNWSGLRANISKTEIYFGGVSSAVKALILQHTGFTEGSFPFRYLRIPLNSCRNSTEVYGTLVTKIQNSLLHWSKPGRVQILNSVIFGITNFWCASALLPKAILKRIIKICKDFFLHVDEGCRKQVFHSWAAVCRPAQEGGLGVKEILSWNKALLAKWLWLLENDTSGIWAQWNRAYILSTGSIWTISVKDRYSECLCSILAVKEEIVARTGSIVAATQILNSWVRHGKFQVSTTYHWFRDKGETVYWFKALQGNAIVPKHKTCAILAASKHLPMVDLLISRGLILINRCVLCQVAVESHEHLFFSCTFSQDVWNALLQWMHLCSRSVSLWTELRWMAQTKGQRHWKNMWRKACLAAAIYYLWQERNQRIFTGHESSYAALLSQIQFTVKHRLLACNSLPSCLVAHLA